The genomic stretch AGAAGGTTTTGCCTGTGATAAATTGTGCTGATGTACATATAACAAGGTATCACTCCATTAATATTGTGGATACCAATGTTGTTAGTTTCTGAAGCAAATAGAGTTTGaacattttaagttttaacagtTTCTGCTGTTAAATTTGTATGGAGTAATTAATACTGCTGCAGACTTTGATCATCTTAGGTTAATGCAATGACTGTTGTTCTGTATTGTGTGTCAATCTCATAGTGAATAGCAAAATTTGTTTCCTGTCTGATCATGTgtacttgtgagttgtgacaaaTGCTTTGAGAATTTGATTACAGCGATTTTCATTCTTCCAAATAGTGAAATGCAAGTGAACATTACATGATATTTAAGCCAAGGCTGTTAAGCATTTTGTTCATTAACAACTCGTGTTTAGCACTGACAAGTAGCTTAAGAATCATCAATATCAGCAAATAAACTTGTTTATCCAATAATGATTTGTTTGGAAATCTGGACGTAATTTGAGATTTGTGATGCATTTGTCCAATCTTTGGTAAAGCACAGAAATTCGCTTCTACTATGTTGGCAGCCATTTAATTTCTATATTCCTTAATAGCAATCATATTTTGCAGGAGGTACTCCCCTTGCCAATGAAGGTATAAGTGGTTGGAAAAAAGTAGCAGATTACCAGAGTAACCAGATAACCTCGACTCAGAAAGAGAGATGTAATGATATCTGCAATTCGAGTGGGAATCCTGGGGCTGAAATGAACTCTCAGAGCGCCCTTGCAGTCTTGACCCCAGTTGTGCCTTCTCCCCAGACACCCTTGATTCAGAAGGACAAATCCCATGATGATCGCAAAATGAATTCGCAGAGTGCCTCTGCGGTTCACTTTTCACCTCCGACTTCATCCCAGACACCAGTTGATCCACAGCTGGTTACTCCTCAATCATCTCGTAGGCGTAGGCGTATACCTTGTTATGGCTGGATTGATAGTGACGATGAAGAAGAGCCGGTTGATTTGGTACACTTGACACCAGTGGAGCCTGCCAAACGACCAACACAATTTGTTAGGAACAACTATGGACCTAACCAGGTGAAGCACCAGTCAGAATAGGATGTAAAGCCCAGAAATCTCTGATCCCTAGACTTGTCTCTTTGTTCCTATGAAAACTAACTAGTAACTACAGCTCCAGACACATATCAATGTATCTAATCTAGTCTACCATGATATTATAGTTGGAAGACTTACCATGTTGTCTACTTGTGTTGTTGTCAATATATTTCACTTGACTACTTCTCATGTTCTTACATTTCATGAGATCTCTTTGCCTCATAGAAGTAAATTGCAGATGTATGTCGACTGatatataattctcaaaatgcACCATGTACTCTATAGCTACTAGAACAAagtcttttaatttattttgagttaGTTGATCAGTTGAATTGTGTTTCGAgactttatttcaatttttatcgagactttatttcaatttttacttGACATGATAGTCATGATAGATAAATTGGTGAGTATATTTTCCTTAATTTAGGTAAAGgggtttttcaaattttttttcctgctttttttttaattagctaGACATGTTACACGTGTCTAACTGGCATTAGCTAGTCTAATTCGCATTACGGGTTTAGGCGGTTCTCTTAACAGAAAGCAACGGATATTCCCCATTTCGCCCCAATCATAATCGTTCTTCACTGCCAGAAGGATAAGATATTTCTCGCTTAAACCTCTGGGTTTCCACGCTCTCCTTCAACTCTTTTGAACAAAATCGCTGCAAATCCTTGATTCTTCTATATTCAAACCCTATATTCAATGTTGCCAGGATTTAGATAATCTTCATACAGAAAACGCCAGTATTTTCACCATGAGTTTTCCGGCGATTTTTCGCGGTAATGTCGTTCCTCTATTGCAGTGCAGCTCCTGCTCTCACCTCCGCTTCCAACCTCTGCTGTCTTGCTCGGCTATTGCTCGCCAGAAACAAATCGATTTTCCGACCAAACACCTGCTTAGGTTCGGCGCAACTTGAGATTTATTATGCTCTATAGTGTATATTACTACTACTTCAATGAGTGATCAATTAAACAAGTGATTATTTCAATGCATTGGTTGAATAAGCTTATTAAATAGAGTGTAAGtcttaactttttatttttctaatgttTCGGTATTGACATTAGGTTCGCGTTCAATATGAAGCGAGATGTAATTTGCAGCTTTAGTGCGTCAGAAACCGAGCCTGATAGGAATGAAGACAATGTATTTTGTCCccctttatttcttttgttgcacggataaattatattttcttcacTAGTTTGATGCATCGCAATTTATTAGTATTTGATTCTCGATACTGTGAGTTCTTGGCTTCACCTTAATGTTTGGTTTTGTGTTTTAAAGGAAAGGAAGTTGCATGAAGAAGAAAACAGCTCGGGCTCAGCTGACTCAGCTTCAGCAGATACATCGGAGCCAAACTCTTTGGCTGATCAAGTAGGATTGCTTgcttgctattttttttttttggttacactgggagatttattcatttccaaattgaaattgaaatgtcATGTTGTTTGATTTGGAAATTTTTGTTGGAAACTGTTTTCTGCTAGGATAATGGGCAAAATTTGGGGATGCTTGAGTCTAAAGACTTGGTCAATGGTAATAGTGCAAACGCCAATGCCCAAACTGGAAATGAGgtatttttgcttttatttgCTTTTGAGAGGAATATGGCCACTGATTTTCATTTAATGGTGTAATTGAAGCTATTTTGCTTGCATGCTTGGTGGTATTTTTCATGTTAACCTCATGAGTTCTAGCTTCTTCCATTTTCTCATGATTGTGTGAATCTTTTGAATCTTGGAAGGATAGTATGAAGTagtttttaatacatttttccAATCGAATGATTTGCAAACCTGTTTGCTGCCTGCTTAAGGGAAGTGGGGAGGCAAGACTGCAAGGGGAAAGGAAGTGAAGTATGTGTTAGTTTCACCCTTGTTAAAACTTACTGGGCATTGCTTCAGATTAATTTCAACTTATGAACTCCTTAAATATCCCAAGTTCCAGGCTAGTATGTTTTACAAGTAACAATCTCCAAAGAGTTACAAATATTCTTTCAGCTGTATAGGATGACGAATTGACTAGTAAGGGACTGGAAGTTTGCAGTTGTTTTGCGATTGAGCTTTCCATTTTCAATTCTTTTGTTTTACTTCATGTACCATTTGCGTTGATGCAGGATGCCGATGACATTCAAATTGCAAGCGGATCCCCTCTTCCAGGTCTCAAGGTGATAAGTGTTgaccaattattattataattattattgttgttgcattattattattactgtcaTTTTTCCCTTGTTATATATACAATTTGAATTAGTCtctcaatattttatttctgtTACTCCATGACCAGCCACAGCAACTTGATGAAGCTATCAGGATTCCAAAGGAAACTATTGATATTTTGAAGGATCAAGTATTTGGTTTTGACACTTTTTTTGTGACAAGCCAGGAACCATATGAGGTGAGTACCTCAATTGGCATTGCTTATAACACAAACTCACATACAAGAAAAACAATCATATGATAATATCAATTCAAACtcacattgcttattttctttcacTCCACTTgtgtagttttatttttaaacattttctTTGATATACTTTCAGGGTGGAGTTTTATTTAAAGGGAATCTACGAGGGCAGGCTGCAAGAAGTTATGAAAAAATATCAAAGAGAATGCAGGTATTTGCTTTCCATAATTTGAGCTGAATCATTCTACAGCTCCTATAATCAATCTAGAAtaacttgtaattttgtgtgCAGGACAGATTTGGAGATTTGTATAAACTCTTTCTTTTAATCAATCCAGAGGACGATAAGCCTGTAGCGGTTGTGGTTCCACGAATAACCCTGCAACCAGATACAACTGGTAGTTTTATACCGTCTATCTTCCAGAATTTACAGACTTTCATATTTGCTGGTTTAGTGCTCTCTTTTCAGCTAGGCTTTATTTACTCTACCTGCTGCAGCTGTCCCCGAATGGTTTGCTGCTGGTGCTTTCGGACTTGTCACAATATTTACCCTTCTTCTTCGTAATGTGCCTGCATTGCAAGCAAACTTGTTGTATGTACTCTTTCACTTTCTAATGTTATTTCATATCTGTACTCATGTTCTAATTTTAGTAAACAGTTAACACTAGATTTATATTCCATGGACCAAAATATAACAtcttgttgaaattgagggattgaaatacctggcgggtggagaataacaaccacccgccagttaagCGGAAGCAAAGTATTAGAGaaaccagagaataatagaatgtatgagtatattagaatgaaagagTACAATGGGGTTCttctctatgcctctatatatactaaactacctACCAAATCTACCATAACAGGAATAGGAAACCCTAATAGGAATAGAAAACTAAGTCCAGCCCactaggagtttcctaatattgaataatagtttcctaatattcaacacaTCTTAACTGTCCACTATTTCTCcggtttctttttgttttttgtcttttgtttGATAATATTATTTAGTGTTCGATTCACACAGGTCAGTTTTTGACAATTTTGACTTGTTGGAGAATGGCCTTCCTGGAGCGCTTGTAACTGCACTTATTCTCGGTGTTCATGAAATTAGCCACACTTTAGTTGCACAAAAAGCTGGAATTAAGCTGGGTGTGCCATATTTTGTTCCTAGCTGGCAGGTAAGAATGTAAGATATGTTTGTTCATGTACAGTAAATTATTGACAAACCCTTTGTACATTTATTTACACTTTGTTGATGgctttatttatatttacatcaTCAATGCATTTGTTTATTGTTACTTTGATATTATACTTATATTGATTGTCTGATTGATTGACATTGGATCTAAATTCTTTGTTCTAAAGTAATGGGATCTTGGCTCTAGCATGTGCATGTCGCACCTAGTATTAGTTGACCTTTTATTTGCATGTTTAATCttgcataaaatttgttagGAAGAGAGACTAACCTGTTGAAGTAATTTCTTCACAATTCCTGAGTTTCATGATTCCACTTTATTTACTCAGAATTGAATGCAGAATAATGTTCCCCCTCTACCCACTGCTAATGAGCTACTTTGGTGGCAGATAGGCTCTTTTGGTGCTATAACAAGGATTTTGAATATAGTACCTAAGCGCGAAGATCTTTTGAAGCTTGCCGCAGCTGGCCCTTTGGCTGGGTTCTCATTGGGATTTATTCTTTTGCTTTTGGGATTCTTCCTACCACCTGCTGATGGCTTAGGTGTTGTAATAGATCCCTCTGTGTTTCATGAATCACTTCTGGCTGGGGGCATAGGTGAGTAATCACTAATCAGCCTTGAGAACTCTTTCTGCAATCTGCATGCAGTTCATAATGTTTTGTTTTACACTCATGTAACAGTGTTTCAATGGTACTCTACTTGCAATGATTTCTTTGTTGAGTGATTCCGAAAATCTTTCTTTCTAGCTAAGCTGCTTCTTGGAGATGCTCTGAAGGAAGGCACTCCCATATCTGTAAATCCACTTGTACTATGGTCCTTGGCTGGACTTCTGATCAACGCCATTAACAGTATTCCTGCAGGAGAGCTCGACGGTGGAAGAATTTCTTTCTCCATATGGGGGAGAAAGGTACATTTTACAGAATCCACTCCACCCCCTCCCTCTATGACTAACTAAAAGAATAAAACAGAAttcaataaaatagaatatcaAAGTCCTAGATTATATAgctattattattcttatgaAATAAATGTACAATGTGGTGATGCAAATGAGGTTGATGTTGCAGGCTTCAGCTCGCCTCAGTTCTGCCGCCATTGGGCTTCTTGGAATATCAGCATTATTCAGTGACGTGGCATTTTATTGGGTGGTCCTAATATTTGTGTTGCAGAG from Ipomoea triloba cultivar NCNSP0323 chromosome 12, ASM357664v1 encodes the following:
- the LOC115997951 gene encoding uncharacterized protein LOC115997951; protein product: MAPRGRPRKRSTRMDAALDAMRNLGFEEEVVTRTVKELLDIYGDDGWPFIEEYGYKELIDAILRGSETTKDENMEENDSRQNEVANVRPEDVAGSSNTASGQICSEVGDFAPEAENTIVKSPSSSTCNPVKNTDNRGGTPLANEGISGWKKVADYQSNQITSTQKERCNDICNSSGNPGAEMNSQSALAVLTPVVPSPQTPLIQKDKSHDDRKMNSQSASAVHFSPPTSSQTPVDPQLVTPQSSRRRRRIPCYGWIDSDDEEEPVDLVHLTPVEPAKRPTQFVRNNYGPNQVKHQSE
- the LOC115998276 gene encoding probable zinc metalloprotease EGY2, chloroplastic, with the protein product MSFPAIFRGNVVPLLQCSSCSHLRFQPLLSCSAIARQKQIDFPTKHLLRFAFNMKRDVICSFSASETEPDRNEDNERKLHEEENSSGSADSASADTSEPNSLADQDNGQNLGMLESKDLVNGNSANANAQTGNEDADDIQIASGSPLPGLKPQQLDEAIRIPKETIDILKDQVFGFDTFFVTSQEPYEGGVLFKGNLRGQAARSYEKISKRMQDRFGDLYKLFLLINPEDDKPVAVVVPRITLQPDTTAVPEWFAAGAFGLVTIFTLLLRNVPALQANLLSVFDNFDLLENGLPGALVTALILGVHEISHTLVAQKAGIKLGVPYFVPSWQIGSFGAITRILNIVPKREDLLKLAAAGPLAGFSLGFILLLLGFFLPPADGLGVVIDPSVFHESLLAGGIAKLLLGDALKEGTPISVNPLVLWSLAGLLINAINSIPAGELDGGRISFSIWGRKASARLSSAAIGLLGISALFSDVAFYWVVLIFVLQRGPIAPLSEEISDPDNKYIALGIAVLLLGLLVCLPYPFPFSNEAVMVSSDIIM